The Cinclus cinclus chromosome 3, bCinCin1.1, whole genome shotgun sequence genome has a window encoding:
- the LOC134042271 gene encoding serine/threonine-protein kinase pim-1-like — protein sequence AEKPPLEQLYREGPLLGSGGFGSVYAGTRLADGVPVAIKRVSRDRVLEWARLHDGALVPLELVLLWMASWPGFRGIVRLLDWFELPDGFALVMERPEHCQDLWHLLHAGGFLPEPVARALFRQVLGAVRHCTSRGVLHRDIKAENVLVDLATGEAKLIDFGCGTILQDTFYTQMAGTREYYPPEWILFGRYHGQPATIWSLGILLYQLVCRHLPFKSREDIVRGQLFFPPRVSQECQHLIRWCLSMDPADRPSLDDLLEHSWVQKPHLAQETAE from the exons gcggagaagcctcccctggagcagctgtaccgggagggcccgctgctggggagcggcggcttcggcagcgtttacgccgggacccggctcgccgacGGTGTCCCG gtggccatcaagcgagtgtcccgggaccgcgtcttggagtgggcgcggctg cacgacggcgcccttgtgcccctggagctggtgctgctctggatggcgtcgtggcccggcttccgcggcatcgtgcggctcctggactggttcgagctgcccgacggcttcgcgctggtcatggagcgtccggagcactgtcaggacctctggcacctgctgcacgcgggggggttcctgccagagcccgtggcgcgggcgctgttccggcaggtgctgggggccgtgcggcactgcaccagccgcggcgtcctgcaccgcgacatcaaggccgagaacgtgctcgttgacctggccactggcgaggcgaagctcatcgacttcggctgcggcaccatcctgcaggacaccttctacacccagatggccg gaacgcgggagtactacccaccggagtggatcctctttggccgctaccatggccagccagccaccatctggtccctgggcatcctgctctatcagctggtgtgcaggcaccttcctttcaaaagcagagaggacatcgtccggggacagctcttcttcccgccccgggtgtctcaag agtgccagcacctgatcaggtggtgcttatccatggaccctgcagacaggccatccttggatgaccttttagaacattcttgggtgcagaagccccacctggcccaggagacagcagag